The region ATAACATCTTTTAAATCTGACACTTGCTGAGTAACATCTACAGGTTTAGTCGTTTTAACTACTCCGGTCCCGTCAATAATAGTCATAAAATCAATGGTCTCTGCATCATATCCAGCAAATTTAGTTTCACTGGCAGACTTACCTAATGATTTTTTACTCTTTTTATCGTATTGGATAACGTGGTTGTGGCTAAAGTTTGATGGATTAAGCATAAGTTCAAACTTACTACTGCCATCTTCCGCTTCAATTGTTAATTTTTTAGCCATCATCACTCCCTAACGCTCTCGGGTTTGTACTCGCTGTTGCTGGATCATTTTAAAACAACGCTTTAGCACTTCTTCTTGCTGTGCGTCGAGTTCTTCCTCCGTCACAACTGAAACGGCCGGACTATCTTGCCCATTAATCACATTGGATTTAATGACTAACTGTTTCACTTCAATCGCCATGTTCACATCACTCTATTTGAATACTGATAACACAGCTCAATCTCTTCAATTGCCACTTCATTTTTAGTTGAATGGAAAGCATCGAGCTTCCAATTAACGGGATAGGCTTGAAAAAAATTCCAACTGCGAATGACGGTCCCTCGCTCACCTAATAAATGAACTGACAGATCTTTAGGTTCTAAGGTTTTGTTGAAATCACCTTCGAAAAATGTTATACACCATTTAACAATAAATGAATCCAATTTAGTAATGCCACGCTTGAGGCTTAAATTACTGTGCTTAACCGACTTAGGAAGTTGATAAATAAATCTATTTTCTCCACCTTCACCATACTCTTCGGTTTCAACTTGAGCGCTGATCCCACCTATTTCTTGGAAAGATGTATCTGATTTATTTTTTGCACCATGAAATGCCACTTTGAAATAAAATGCAGGTACTGGCCAACCATCATCTTGCTTCGACCCATCTGACATCATCATCCCCTTTAGTGGCCATCATTATTATCAAACCAGCACCAGATATGGATCTAATGCTGGGGATTAACACTAGGCGTTAGCAATAGCCAAACCCTCATGTGCCAACTCAATCGTCTCAACAGCGACCTCATTACCATCTGATTTAAGATCAGTGCCAGTAATTTTAGTTGGCCAAGCATTCGACAAGGTCCACACCATGGTAGGTGCACCGGATTCATCCAACAAACTGATGGTCACCGCCGTTCTTGCAACCGTATTCATTTTAATTTTGCCGTACCAATCAAAGAATTTATTATCTTTAGCAAAGATGCCTTTCTTCAAAGTGACATTACTAGACTTAACGATACCGGGCATTTTTATCGTGGAAAATATCTTATTGTCCCCTGCACGATATTCAATAACCTGAGCTTCAACATCAAGTCCAGAGACTTCTTGAAACGAAGAAACCATCCCCTCACCAGCGCCTCCGGCCCATTTTACTTCGAAGTAAAATTTAGACATTGGCCATACATTAGCGGATTGTTTCGAACCATCATCTGACATATTGTTCTCCTTAACTCATAATTTCTTAATGGGTTACCATATGAATAAACGTTATGATTTCTGCATCTGTTGCTGAAAAGTAATTTCGATGAATTCAGCAGGTCTCGTTACAGCGACCAAAACAGTGACTCGTAGAATCCCCTCAAGAATATCTTCACTTGTCATGGTATTTCCCAGTCCGACACTGACATTAAACGCATCTGCAGGTGATGCACCTGCTAAGCCACCTCGTTTCCAAATACCGGTTAAGAAATTAGTGATCATGCTATTAATCGTCACCCACGTATTGGCCGTATTGGGCTCAAAGACATAAGCTTTAGCAGCCAACCGAATTGACTCTTCGAGCATGATCATGGTTCTTCTGACACTGATGTAACGCCAATCTAAACTGTTGCCATCAAGGGTTCTAGCCCCCCAAACTAAAGTGCCTTCACCAATAAATGTTCGAATAGCGTTGATGGATTTACCTTGAGTCGTGACGTTTAAATCTTCTTGTTCATCATGGGAAATATTAACTGCTGGAGATATTACCGAGTTTAAACTCACATTAGCAGGCGCTTTCCAAACACCACGCGCATTATCAACCATGGTATAAATCCCCGCCATTGACGCGGCAGGAGGTAAGAGGTTGAGCTTAGTTTTTATATCAAGTAATAAACTGCCATAGGCTGGACTCATCGACGTTAATGTCTTATTTAATAGCCCCCTTTGAGCATCACCTTCAACGGTTGACAATGAAGTGATTTCGGCTAACATTTGATCGCGTTTTGCCACTCGCATTTTATTGCTCGGGCTTACTAACTCATCTGCACTTAACCCCTCTAAATCACTAAAGTTGGCTGCAACTTCATCATTAAGTATGGTCGTCAACACATCTGCATTACCTATATTTGCAAAGCTAAGTTCACTGTCCTGAACGATAGTAGTGTGTAGCCATGGATAGTAAGCACTTGAAAAATCTAAATTATTAATGCCCAACTTTGAACGAAAATTAGCGATACAATCCCCATCTTCATCCTGTCTATCTTTAAATCCATTCCAAACATCCAAAATAGCCACTCGATTGCGCATAGCGCCACCACAGTGAGCTAAAGAAGCTTGCTG is a window of Shewanella sp. VB17 DNA encoding:
- a CDS encoding phage tail protein; translation: MSDGSKQDDGWPVPAFYFKVAFHGAKNKSDTSFQEIGGISAQVETEEYGEGGENRFIYQLPKSVKHSNLSLKRGITKLDSFIVKWCITFFEGDFNKTLEPKDLSVHLLGERGTVIRSWNFFQAYPVNWKLDAFHSTKNEVAIEEIELCYQYSNRVM
- a CDS encoding DUF5908 family protein gives rise to the protein MAIEVKQLVIKSNVINGQDSPAVSVVTEEELDAQQEEVLKRCFKMIQQQRVQTRER
- a CDS encoding phage tail sheath C-terminal domain-containing protein translates to MGVMKTPGVYIVEKNAFPNSVVEVATAVPAFIGYTEKAINGSKSLLNKPWRITSMAEFRSYFGNAPSPLFDISEKTADSKDDPAVVLGDKQYVVTQSNTRYMLYYSMMHFFQNGGGPCYIVSVGSYTDDIEAAKLELGIPTLLKEQEPTMLVIPEAVRLAEDDCISVQQASLAHCGGAMRNRVAILDVWNGFKDRQDEDGDCIANFRSKLGINNLDFSSAYYPWLHTTIVQDSELSFANIGNADVLTTILNDEVAANFSDLEGLSADELVSPSNKMRVAKRDQMLAEITSLSTVEGDAQRGLLNKTLTSMSPAYGSLLLDIKTKLNLLPPAASMAGIYTMVDNARGVWKAPANVSLNSVISPAVNISHDEQEDLNVTTQGKSINAIRTFIGEGTLVWGARTLDGNSLDWRYISVRRTMIMLEESIRLAAKAYVFEPNTANTWVTINSMITNFLTGIWKRGGLAGASPADAFNVSVGLGNTMTSEDILEGILRVTVLVAVTRPAEFIEITFQQQMQKS
- a CDS encoding phage tail protein; the encoded protein is MSDDGSKQSANVWPMSKFYFEVKWAGGAGEGMVSSFQEVSGLDVEAQVIEYRAGDNKIFSTIKMPGIVKSSNVTLKKGIFAKDNKFFDWYGKIKMNTVARTAVTISLLDESGAPTMVWTLSNAWPTKITGTDLKSDGNEVAVETIELAHEGLAIANA